One Nicotiana sylvestris chromosome 12, ASM39365v2, whole genome shotgun sequence genomic window carries:
- the LOC138883113 gene encoding uncharacterized protein, whose translation MSVGGEISFQEATNGALRIEMSLAQGGGHGDSYDRGQSQRPFLSALQVSHGTLGGGGPQPYFSGQQTFSAPPAPISAPPLQSFRGGHIGRQGQQPQQPRACYGCGDPSHIVRFCPRASSSSQQQGPRPTIQAVGDPQAAQPARGGGRDHRGGGRDRRGGARTARGRGQPAADRPRDKVQGGGGQPRCYALPARPEAESSDAMITGTILVCGRGASVLFYPGSTYSYVSSYFAPYLITPSEDLGIPVYVSTPIGESIVVDRVHRSCVVVFDGLETRVDLLLLDMVDFDAILGMDWLSPYRAILDCHAKTVSLALPDLPQLEWRGTPGHSTRSVISYVKARRMVEKGCLAYLAYVCDSSAEVPLIDSVSIVREFPEVFPSDLPGMPPDRDIVFYIDLASGTQPISIPPYRMAPP comes from the exons ATGAGTGTCGgtggtgagatttcatttcaggaggcaaCAAATGGTGCCCTCCGGATAGAGATgtcacttgctcagggaggtggtcatgg GGATTCATATGACAGAGGCCAATCTCAGAGGCCCTTCCTGtcggcacttcaggtttctcatggtactcTAGGCGGTGGTGGTCCTCAGCCGTATTTTTCGGGTCAGCAGACCTTCAGCGCACCACCAGCccccatcagtgcaccgccacttcagagcttcaggggaggacatataggtcgacagggccagcagccccagcagccgagggcatgTTATGGTTGTGGTGACCCGAGTCACATTGTCAGGTTTTGCCCCCGAGCCTCGAGtagttctcagcagcagggtcctcgccctaCGATTCAGGCAGTAGGTGATCCAcaggccgcccagccagctagaggcgggggtagggaTCATAGGGGTGGAGGGAGAGACCGTAGAGGTGGAGCTCGGACTGCCAGAggcaggggtcagccagcagccgaTCGCCCCAGAGACAAAGTTCAGGGAGGTGGGggtcagccccgttgttatgctttgccggcAAGGCCAGAGGCCGAGTCATCAGATGCtatgattacaggtactattctggtctgtggtaGGGGTGCTTCTGTGTTATTTTACCCAGGATCTACGTATtcttatgtgtcgtcctattttgcaccctatttgatcACGCCTAGTGAGGATTTGggtattcctgtatatgtgtccacacctatTGGTGAATCTATAGTGGTCGACCGAGTGCATCGTTCATGTGTGgtggtatttgacggtcttgagacccgtgtcgacttattgcttttagatatggtggactttgacgctatattggggatggactggttgtccccatatcgtgctattctggattgtcacgccaagaccgtgtcCTTGGCCTTGCCAGATTTGCCCCAActtgagtggagagggaccccaGGCCATTCCACCCgtagtgttatttcgtatgtcaaggctcgacgtatggtcgagaaggggtgtctagcataTCTAGCATATGTTTGCGACTCTAGCGCAGAGGTTCCATTAATTGACTCTGTTTCTATTGTTCGGGAGTTCcccgaggttttcccttcagacctgccgggtatgccgcccgacagggatattgtcTTCTATATTGatctggcttcgggcactcagcctatttccattccgccatatcgcatggccccgccatag